The following are encoded together in the bacterium genome:
- a CDS encoding VOC family protein, whose amino-acid sequence MPAILRIHHLGIIVRDADAAAETYRAGLDLEVLGVEEYRGEAKVALLGAGETLLHLIQPVSEGTMWAAALRDRGEGPHHIAFEVADLHAAIGELAAAGLRTLEPRPRRDAGGALGVFLEPRSAGTLIELVQVIRT is encoded by the coding sequence ATGCCGGCGATTCTGCGCATCCATCACCTGGGCATCATCGTCCGCGACGCCGACGCGGCCGCGGAGACGTACCGCGCCGGCCTCGATCTCGAGGTGCTGGGCGTCGAAGAGTACCGCGGCGAGGCGAAGGTGGCGCTGCTCGGCGCCGGTGAGACGCTCCTGCACTTGATCCAGCCGGTCTCGGAGGGAACGATGTGGGCGGCGGCCCTCCGCGACCGCGGCGAAGGCCCCCACCACATCGCCTTCGAGGTCGCCGATCTCCACGCCGCCATCGGCGAACTCGCGGCGGCCGGCCTGCGGACGCTCGAGCCCCGGCCGCGGCGGGATGCGGGCGGCGCGCTCGGGGTCTTTCTGGAGCCTCGGAGCGCGGGAACTCTCATCGAGCTGGTCCAGGTGATCCGGACCTGA
- a CDS encoding AEC family transporter: protein MTTATRDHTVLARMAAYIVIQLVVIGVVAVGAALAFGWDRTRRTALLLATLFSNAGNAGLPLALFAWGQRGLAAALAFFAVQAVVTNMLAAYLAAQVESGARRALLALARLPITYAVAVGLLLDAVGVVPPAPIAKAAELLANGAVAVMLLLIGLQLAQVRPDGEWPVITAATVMRLVLAPVLAWVTAPWVGLEGVARQTSILQSSLPTAVTAAIWASEFGVAPALVSGAVVVTTLASPLTIAILLTLLQ, encoded by the coding sequence GTGACCACCGCCACCCGCGATCACACCGTGCTCGCCCGGATGGCGGCCTACATCGTGATTCAGCTGGTGGTCATCGGGGTCGTCGCCGTCGGCGCCGCGCTCGCCTTCGGCTGGGACCGCACGCGCCGGACGGCGCTCTTGCTCGCGACGCTCTTCAGCAACGCCGGCAACGCCGGCCTCCCGCTCGCGCTCTTCGCGTGGGGGCAGCGGGGGCTGGCCGCCGCGCTCGCGTTCTTCGCGGTACAGGCGGTGGTGACCAACATGCTCGCGGCATACCTGGCCGCGCAGGTGGAATCGGGCGCGCGCCGCGCGCTTCTGGCCCTGGCGCGTCTCCCGATCACCTACGCCGTCGCGGTCGGGCTGCTGCTGGACGCCGTCGGCGTCGTGCCGCCGGCGCCGATCGCCAAGGCGGCGGAGCTGCTCGCGAACGGCGCCGTAGCGGTGATGTTGCTGCTGATCGGGCTCCAACTGGCGCAGGTGCGGCCCGACGGGGAGTGGCCGGTGATCACGGCGGCGACCGTCATGCGCCTCGTCCTGGCCCCGGTGCTGGCGTGGGTGACCGCGCCGTGGGTCGGTCTCGAGGGCGTCGCGCGCCAGACCAGCATCCTGCAGTCGAGCCTGCCCACCGCCGTGACGGCGGCGATCTGGGCGTCGGAATTCGGCGTCGCGCCGGCGCTCGTCAGCGGCGCCGTGGTCGTGACGACGCTCGCGAGTCCGCTGACGATCGCGATCCTCCTGACGCTGCTTCAGTAG